The Nicotiana sylvestris chromosome 6, ASM39365v2, whole genome shotgun sequence genomic sequence tatggacgcttcgatatgcggaataagtacaagagaaatcaagtcaatatccaagttgaagtgattcccgttgaatgtgtcatttcgcatgtgtgggtgagaatgtatttacccactttccacatacctgtcttcttcttggtcgcacgcaacatccaattacatggccaaaaccacctgcggcaaacaaccttgtataccatcggacttgactcccatacctgcatctcacgacactcttttacgttgtgcattttacaagccctgcttaagcgcgttttatcaggaaaaagcatcccctttgcaagcacagttggtctagactcatcccacattgttgtccgaatttcatcaaaatcccttgttagagcttccacatccggcacggttggcaagttatcaatgtaaggaatctcccttgaataaAACGGCACTTCGAACTCATACACTCTTCGTCTAGaggggtctctcttcaaatcaggtccttccttctcatcctgctcatcaccatcctcacaaAAAAAGGGTGTCTCTTCTCCGGATTCATcgacattgttatcgtaatcactgttctgttcctcactctgtgcatctgccagatcccgatgtaatacgtcattttcggtcaattgagtgagtacgggtggttcaacttgctcgttttcactgcacaaccaacaaaaatataagctactaaattaataaatgatttccatatggctatatcacttcacttacaagtcgtaatgtgatgaaatttcatgatgggcgttttcaattaagtgatgactaccagatgggccacttgtaaaattcatatccggccggtaccccctattaaatatatgagcgttaatacaaattcaatacgccaaaaatatacataattaacacaaataaaaattgaagtttaccactcgtcttgtgaattatggaaagcagggtataaattattttctcgttgctcattcgccgacggtgataagtttaaatcaaggaaaactctttcatctgAAACCTGTCcagcaaaaactgctccagaataaccacccgatgactgggggttatctctgctacgcacaacctcgttttttggaacgtcttcgaccttcacgtacatctccaacattgtgattacaagaaattcgcgacattcgtccggagtcctcagaaaatcactcaaagttttaTCATCATCGATGTTAAACTCcaagtaaaaagcaaccccttgcggagtgacggaatacagatatcttccggttactttaagtatcactgaacgtttcctcacacacagttttttgcataacaacgatatcagtTTATCGcactctattgtaagtggcaatttaacatgacactgagcaggtaaactgtagcccacagagttattctccatcacaacctcaccccccaatctaatgaaactcttattctacgctcttcagacataatgaaaaaatgctagagaatttaagaacaataaCTGTTTCAACAAGAGGTAACAAaatttttgaatgaatttctatacaatcctaacctctttatataggaaatggctagccgggaattttttttatatataagtaTAGCTCCCAAAAAGTTGGCGCTATACgattttgaattattgaagtcacgAATTATTGGTAAGGCCAGGAaatctatgtatagcgccactatacctggcgctatacattaatgttgtatatatagcgccaggtattgtggtaCTATACCTGGGCATGTCAGATTTTACAGTATAGCGctacaatacctggcgctataccttaacggttcCGTTACTATTagtatatagcgccaggtattatggcgctatatataaaaaggtcattttttaccacctatttgtgtagtttgagtccaaaagaaccacattttggttccggattcCTGAATTAAAGTGGGATCACAAATTGTACGTGATATTTGGTTTGAGCTTTTGTTTAACaaaaggatgtggtgcagtggGTGAGACTGTTGGGCAGAAAGTAGAAAATAAGCagaaacaaagaagaaaggaatttaAAACTGTCAACTTTATTTTTAATATTGCTTGACCTAAGGAGATAACAACgtatgcacacatatatataggcTGAGACAAATAAAACAGACCTAATATCTAGGACCTGTAACTCACTACTGCACTTTATTAGCAAAGCTAACTTGACTTGAGTAAATAAAGAAAACTACTTAACAGAAACCAAAAGACTAGTTCAACCAAACTATCCATTCCCAATTTACTACACAGTAAAGTTTTGAATCACTCTTCAACACTCCCCCTTGATTCAAAACTGCACACACTAAGCAATCTTCTGAGATAGCAGAATTTCTCCTTTGATAAAACCTTCGTCAATACATCAGCTAACTGCTCCTATGTGCTGCAATATTCCAGTGATATCTCCTCCTTTGCTACCAAATCACGGATGAAATGATAACGAATATCAATATGCTTTGTCCTACTGTGGAATGTTGGGTTCTTTGTCCTAACACTCTTCTTAGCTAAACGGCTTGACAAGCTGCTGAAGTTGCTGCAATATACTCAGCTTCTGAGGTTGATAATGCTCTTGTAGCttgcttctttgaactccaagtcACCACACCTGAGCCTAGCGTGAAAATATTTGCCGAAACACTTCGTCTATCATCCAATGAACTTGCCCAATCACTATCTGTACCCGTACAATCTAAAATTAGAAGTATTTGAGTACCAGATACCAAAGTCCAAAGTTCCAGCAATGTACCGCAAGACTCTCTTTGCTGCTCCATAATGAATCTTTGAAGGTTGCTGCATAAACCTGGAAATAACACCTACAGAAAATGCGATATCGGGTCTAGTATGCGTCAAATAAATTAGACCTCCAACCAAGCTTCTGAACAATCTTGCATCTGTGAACTCTTCTCCATCTTCATGATGTAATTTTTCATTAATATTCATGGGTGTGGCTGCAGGCTTGCAATTAAGCATGCCAAATTTATTGAGTAGATCCCTTCCATATTTCTTTTGTGAAATAAAAATTCCATCTTCAACTTGATGGATTTCAAGACCAAGGAAATAGTGCAACAAACCCATATCCAACATCTCGAAGTCATTCATCATTTGAGACTTAAACTCATCAACAAGAAATATAGAGGAACTAGTATAAATGATATCATCAACGTACAAACAAACAACGATGAAATCATTTTTACCTTCCTTTTTCACATACAAGGTGGGATCGTTCTCACTTTTCATGTACCCCTTTTATTGAAAGTAGCTATCAATTCTGCTATACCATGCTCGAGGGGCTTGCTTCAAGCCATACAATGCCTTTTTCAGCTTGTACACCTTTGTTTCATTGCTTTCCTTTatgaaaccttcaggttgtgcTACAAAGACTTCTTCTTGTAATTCTCCATTGAGGAATGCTGATTTGACATCAAATTGATAAACTGGCCATTGCAATTGTGCAGCCAATGCTAGAACCACCCTCACTATTTCAAATCGAGCTACCAGAGAAAAAGTCTATTCAAAGTCAACACCATATTATTGGGCATAACTTTTTGCTACAAGGCAAGCTTTGTGCTTCTGTAAACTTCCATCTGCAGCAAACTTTGTCTTGAATATCAATTTCAAGCCAATAGAATTTTTGCCTTCTGGTAGATCTACCATCTCCCATGTTCCATTATTTTCAATGGATTTCATCTCTTCTACCATTGCTTTCCGCCATTCTTCTTTTTCAGCAGCTTCTTCATAAAATAGCGGATCTGAAATAGCAAGAGCAAATTAACAAGAAGTATATATGTTATTAGGATATTTTGAATTCGGTTTCTTGACTCTTGTCGATCTCCTTAGTGGAATTGGCCCAGCTGCAGTTTCTTCAAGTGTTACAGATGTTTCTGGTGCCATTGTTGAGCTACTGGAGGAACTTGTTGGAGCAGATTCTTGTCTTTTATCAGGAGAGTCTTCAATGGACATAGGAATCTCATATTGACCTTGTTCTCTATCCTAATTCCAGCAAGTATTTTCATCAAATATAACATCCCTTCTAACTGAGATCTTGCCATTAAGAGGGTTATACAATCTATATGCTTTAGACTGAGTACAATAGCCAATAAAAATGCATTTTTCAGACTTTTCATCAAGCTTTTGACGAGCTTGTGAATTTACCAAAGCATAAGCGACACATCCAAAAACCCGTAAATGACTTACATTTGGTTTCCTTTCATGCCAAGCTTCATACGGAGTTCTGTTCATAACATCCCTTGTTGGTGGCAGATTCAGCAAGTAAACAGATGCTGCCACAGCTTCTGCCCAGAACTCATTTGTGAGTCCTTTTGCTTATAGCACACTTCTTGCATCTCTACAATGGTACGGTTCTTTCGCTCAGAGACACCATTCTGCTCTGGAGTATAAGGAGTTGTTAACTCCCTATGGATGTCATTTTCTTCACAAAATAAATTGATTTCATTGGACACGAACTCTTCTCCTCTATCTGTGCGAAGAACTTTGATACTGCAACGACTTTGATTCTCCACCAAAGCCTTAAATTTTTGAAACTTCTCAAATGTTTCTGACTTGTTTTCCAGAAAGTACACCCAACTCATGCGACTATAATCATCAgtaaataacaagaaataacgaCTTCCACCCAAAGACGTAGTTTGCATAGGGCCACATAAGTCAGCATGTATTAATTCTAAGCATTTAGAAGCTCTCCATGCTTTTCCGGTGGGAAAAGATTTCCTGGTTTGTTTTCCATAAATACATCCTTCACATAAATCAAGAGAACCAATTTTTGGTAGTCCAAGAACCATACTTTTATCACTTAGCAATTTCAGACCTTTGATATTGAGATGCCCATACCTCAAATGCCATAGCTTTGAGTCGTTCTCCACACTTGCAGCGAGAGCAAAATTTTCCATGTTTGAAATATCCAACGGAAACATCTTGTTCAGAGTCATGTTGATATGAACCTTTTTGCCTGACATTTTATTTATAATAACACAAGAACCGTCatcaaataaaagagaatatcCACTAGTCATTAGTTGTCCAACGCTCAACAAATTGTATCCTAAATCAGGTACAAATTGAACATTATCCAACTTTTTTACTTTGCCATGGCTAGCGTCAACTTCTATTGTGCCTTTTCCCTCAACTTGCATCTCCCCTTTGTTGCCAAGCTGCACCTTTATCTTTTGTGTCTCATCAAGCTCATTGAACAAGGATTTGGTACCAGTCATGTGATTCGAACAACCATTGTCCACAAACCATAAGCCGCTTGGCCTATGGTCGGTATCAATACAAGCCATAAAAAGATAATTGTCTTCCTCATTTTCTGTTGTTGCAAAATTTATTTTCTGGTCTTTATACCAACAATTAGCCTTTATATGCCCGTATCGCTTGCAATGATGACATTGAAGGCCATTTTTTGTGTTACCTTGTTCATTGGACTGCCTGTATCCATCATTCCTTCCTCTGCCTCTTTCATAACCGCGACCACGACCTCGACCACCACGAAATCCTCCTCTTCCTCGACCTCTTCTTGTTGGACAATCATTTTCTCCATATTTGGTGGTTGTGTCTTTTACTTGGAATGCCTtatcttcattcttctctatcgATCGATTGATTCTCACCTCATGAGCTTGAAGAGATCCCATCAATTCATCAACAGAAAGAACTGATAAATCTTTTGCTTCCTCTATGGCAACAACAACATGATCAAATTTTGATGTCAAGCTTCTCAAAATTTTAGCAACGATCGTTTCGTTTAAAATCTGCTCACCACAGGAACGCATTTGACTGACTATTGCCATTGTTCGAGACAAAAAATCAGCAACTGATTCACCATTCTTCATCATCAAGGTTTCAAAGTTACGCCTTAGTGATTGTAACTTCACTGTCATGACATTTGAATCACCTTGAAATTCTTTTTGTAAGATTGACCATACCTCTTTCGATGTGGTTGCTGCTGCAATCCATGAGAAAATAGTCTCATGAACTGCTTATTGAAGAAGGAACAATGCCTTGACATCTTTCTTCTTGATTTCTTTTAGATTCTCCTCCTCCTCTTCATTGGGTTCAAATATTTCTATGAACCCATACTCCACCAAGTCCTATAGCTCATGCGATTTGAGCAATGTCTTCACCTTGATGCTCCACCACTCATATTTCTCACCATTAAAAATAGGTATGAGTGgttgagaaaaagaaaatccaactaGTGCTGCCATtgttttatagtttttttttttaaaagccaAAGTAACCCTCTGTCTCTCTTTCTCTCGTGTTTCCCTGAAAgacccaaaaaagaaaaaaataacacTCAATACCCAATGAACCCAAGTTGTTCGCTCAAATGCCCACAAGACCAtaatggctctgataccaaatctGTTGGGCAGAGAGTAGAAAATAAGTAGAAATAGAGAAGAAAGGAACTTAAAGTTGTCAACTTTGTTTTTAATATTGCTTGACATAAAGAGATAACAACATATGGCCACATATATATAGGCTGAGACAAACAAAACAGACCTAATATCTAGGACCTGTAACCCACTACTGCACTTTATTAGCAAAGCTAACTTGACTTGAGTAAATAAAGGAAACTACTTAACAGAAACCAAAAGACTAGTTCAACCAAACTATCCATTCCCAATTTACTACGCAGTAAAGTTTTGAATCACTCTTCAACAAAGACTGCTCttcccttaaccagaggtctcgagttGGAGTCCTGAGTATgaaaaaatccttggtagggagcgcttccccCGAATGAGATCCTACGCGGAGCGAATtcggatatagtcgggctccaatgcggGCACCGGACACCGAGTgggaaacaaaaaaaatgaagttGCAGAAAACCAAAAAATTATAATTCTCATTTTTCCTATTTTCactatttctttatttaaaaaaacCAGTAAGACTTATATTAAGACtaatatattttgaaaattaacgttaagaaaaaatacaaatatattataaaaataataaataaaatactattaagttattttatctataaataaaatacatagttaaaaatatattatatagtatataatatagaatgtattacataaatatgaaggtttatataatatcaagggtataatagacttttcaagtaaaaatgtgacttttgtgataactagagcaaagtgaaatgattattttgtaacaaaagaaaaaaagtgacTTTTGTGTAATGAACACAAAGTTGAATGATTTTAACGTAACAAAAAAAAGTAACTTTTGGGTAACAAACACAAAAATTCAATGACTATGGATAAAATTAACTCTGTTTTATATTTAAGAAACGGCTAAGTTGAGTTGATATTTTAACAAGACTCAAATTCTATTGCAAAAAGCACCTCAAATTGCAGATCGAAATCCTCAAGTAATCATTAGTTTATAGAGCAAATATAATACTTAATGCATGATTAGTTTGCTAAATTTACTGCtgaataaataattttaaatttagCCCTCTCAAATTGAAATCTAATAGTAGAATATATTCTTCATTTTTCTAGTACATTTGGCCTTGCTCAGCCAGTAAAATAGACCAATAGTGTGAGAAAATTTTACGTGTATATGAGTTAAATTCATAAAGTAATTAAATTAATATTACAAGCATTGATTACTAGTGACATGCTAATAATGGTCACTAACTTACTATTACGGGTCAAACTAAATTGATAGTGTCAAAATCATTGTTGCATCAAACTTAGATCCTTTCTACATATACGGACAAAAATATACCTCTTATCCATTTTAATTGGTTTGTTTTGGTTATTTTCACGCATATTAAGAAATCCatcttttaatattaattaacaaTAACATTAATCATATTAATTTTTACTTCTCTTTAATttgttcattgaaaatataacatatacgTTGAGTCTCTTTAGTACTCTAAAGACAACTTTGGAAATTAAAGAAGTACAATCCTTTTTGATGtctgaaaaaattaaatattgtcgataaaaaaaaaaggtaaaaaaattaattaaagtgaaCCGGATAGAGTATAGTTAGGAAGGAGTTGAATTTCTGAATGGTTCTCCACTTGTGGCAATTGTCCACTAAAGTCatctattttttttctctctttaaaGTCATTTTACTTTACCTTGTTAAGGCAACTGCATACATAATTCTGGAAGAATAAGATTCAATCAAACAGCACATTGATATTCATCCCTAAAGGCAGGTAGATGATGATATTACAGAGGACAACACAATATTTAGTATTAAACCAAGAAATTCAGATTTTAGTGCATAAATTAACAGAGGATATAATGCACTTGGACAATTATGATCACTTCTTGGCAATGAACAAACCCCATCTCTGCTCACCAGATGAAGTACTCCTAATTAGCTTGGCCTTCCATCCTCCAACTATATCATTGTAGTCTTTCTGTAAAGTTAAAATcagaaataaaatgagacgaaATCATACATCAACAATCATTAGACATTACAATATATGTACATAATATATGATAATGCACTCACTTCAGAAAACTCTTGTATAAATGACTCTCTTTCCTTCTCCACAGTATCTAACTCCTTCTGTAGAACTTTAATGAACTGCAATCCAAGTAACATACACTTCAGGTTTGCATCAATGTCTTCAAAATGAAAcatgggggtggggtggggtgggggggggggaggagaaGTTTTTAAGTTCTATATATGCACTGCGGAGTAAACAATATTTACACAATCAAGTCACAGAAGACACACCTGTTCAGTTCGATCCTCGGCAACAACTTCATTGAAACCAGCATCTCTGAGCATCTATATTGTGAAATTATAAAGAAGCTCTATCATTCTAAAACCACTAGCAAAGAAAGAGGATGGGAGTTTGGACACATTAATTGTATGAGTCAAATGTATACCTGGCCATATGCTTCAACATCATGTAAATCATAACCTCTTTGCTTGATATACCCTGCAAATTCTTCTGATGCTGGTCCTGCTTTTTTGCAATAGTCACTAATGAGGACTTTGCCTCCAGGCTTCAGCCACTTATAGAAAGATCTGAACAATGCAGGTTTGTCCTGCAAACACACCATTGTTCAACCGTTAGGCCGACGAAGAATTTAATATAATGATTGAGATGGCTATCAAACTATTCACACCGGAGCTAAGAGGTCGAAGATAACTAGTCGGTGACAATATTGAAGCTTCAAAGAGAGACTGAAAATCACATCCGAATAGCAAGACTGCTAAATACCTGGATGTGAAGGATAGTGTCCCGGCTGTATATCACATCAAATGTTCCCTCGGGATACGTTGTCTTTGTGCAATCAGCGACCTCAAATTCAACCGCACATTTGCGACCAATAGCACGCTCGAAAGCCAAAGAGATCATGTTAACTGAGAGGTCAATGCCGACAACATAAACATCATACTTCTCAGCCATGTAAAAGTCACCTCCACCGATACCACAGCCAACATCAAGGACTTTTTGGCCAGGCTGAAGTTCCAACATGGCAACAAATTCTCTGGTAGTGTCTGCTCAAGAAGAAATACAGAATCAGAGAACAGTAGATAATGTTAAGAAGGTAGTTAGAGATTAGTTGAGTAGTTAGCCAACTGTCCAACAGTGTAAGGACAGTTGTAAGTTAAGTTAGTTAGGAGTAGCATATAACCGCGTATACTCCTCATTTGTGAGGTATCAGAAATCAATGGAACAGTACAATTTCCATTTCTCTCTTTAGCTTCTTCTGAGAATTCCTCTGCTACTATAGAGGTTCTCTCcatttaacatggtatcagagcccgtGAAGACGTTTGATTGATACGGACGGCTCGAAATTGATTTGAGTTTCTAAAACTCGTCAGACATCTGTGTAATTGCTTCGATTCATCCCTTCCTAGGTTGAATCGTCTTTGAGTAATtaggtatttttcttcttctttttcttcgtgTTCAATTTGCTTGCTGCTACTCTAAGCTCTCGTTTTCTTCATTCTTCAATGGCGATCGGAGGTATTGGTGCTAGCTTAGACACAGGAATTGAGGACACTACCACTGATGCAACTCCAGTGGCAGATCCAAGTCGTGTGGGTGGTATAGTGATCGATCAAAATCATCCTCTATTTCTTCAATCTTCTGATTCTCCAAGTAGTTCTCTCATCTCAATCAAATTAACTGGACATGAGAACTATGCTATGTGGAGCAGCTCTATGCGAATCAGTCTATTAGGCAAGAGCAAATTAGGTTTTGTTGATGGTAGATATACTAAGGACAAATTTCCTCCTACTTTACATGAATTGTGGGAAAAATGTAATGCCATAGTTTTGTCGTAGATCATGAACTCAGTTAGTAATGAGTTGTTGAGTGACATGGTATATGCAACTAGTGCAGAGAAAGTGTGGGCTGATCTTAGAGAGAGCTTTGGCAAGGTTAATGGATCTAGAATTCTGTTTTTGCACAGACAAATTGCTACCTTGTCTTAAGGCATCTCCTCTGTGTTAGTATATTTTGCTAAGCTGAAAGAACTTTGGGCAGAGTTTGATGCATTGATGCCTTGCCCGGGATGTGGCTGTGAGGAATCGAAGAGGTATGCAGAACACTTTGGTAACCACAGGTTGCTGCAGTTTCTGATGGGTCTAAATGAGACTACTCCCAATCTAGCAACCAGATTATAATGATGAGTCCTACTTCAACTAAACAAAGCCTATTCTATGATAATAGTAGAAGAAAGTAGAAGATCTGTAGTTAATTTTGCTCAAACCTCTGCAGTAAATGAGGGAATAGCTACGTTTAGTAGAAAAGGAAGCTATCAAGGTTCAAGTAACTACAAGCCTAAAAGGAACAATTTGTTCTGTGACTACTGCAAATACAAAGGTCACACAAGGGACACTTGCTACAAGCTTCATGGCTATCCTGGAGAATTCAAGCAAAAAAGAAAGGCTGGACCTAATAATGTTGCTCAATACACAGGGCCTCCAACCAATAATGGTCCTAATAGTGGAAGCTTTGAGGCTGCAACTAACTTTGCAGGACTTCAGCAGAATAATCTTGATTCAACTAGTCAGGGTGGCCAAGGAGTGATTGTAGGAATGCCTCAGTTTACAATTGATCAGTACAATTAGATCTTGCATCTTTTGGGCAAGTCCAGCATCACATCCTCAAGTCAAGGTGATCCACCAAGTAATGCCATGTCAGCAGGTATGACTTCACTTTCTGTAGCTAGTGAAGCTGAGGTTAGGTGAATAGTTGATACAGGTGCTTCTAATCACATGGTAAAAAGTCTCAAAGTTTTAGAAGAATCTAGAAATGCTGATGAATCTAGTATAGGAAAGGTTCATCTACCTACAGGAAAGATAGAAAGTGTAAAACATACATGGTCTACAAGTGTGCTACAAGGACAGAAAATTACAAATGTGTTGCACATACCAGACTTTAAATATAATCTTATGTCTGTTTCAAAACTAACAAAGGAACTTAGATGTTTGGCTTTGTTCTATCCTGACTTCTGTCTTTTCCCGGACCTCTTCAATGGGAGAGTGAGGGGATTGGTAAAGAAGATGAAGGCCTTTACATTTACATATCAGGTAACAAAGACCAAACAAATGGAGGAGGAAATAACAAGTCAGATTCGGGAAGATCTTTTGTACATACAATAAAGGATGATAGTTCAAGTGTATCTCTGTGGCATAGGAGATTAGGCCATGTGCCAATTGATGTTCTGAGAAAGTTAAAATGTTTTCAACATTTCAAGCGTAATAGTGAGACCAAGCAATGTACTGTCTGTCCTATTGCTAAGCAAACAAGGCTTCCATTTCCTCTTGCACTTCTGTGGCTACTGCATGTTTTCACTTACTTCATGCTGATGTTTGGGGGCCCTATAAGGTACCTACTCATGTTGGTAAGAAGTATTTTCTCAGACTATTAGATGATCATTCTAGGTTTACATGGGTTTTCTTGTTGCCTTCTAAAGCTGAAGTAATTGTTGCCATCAGATAGTTTTTCATTATGATCAAGAATGTTCATTCTTGTACAGTAAAATTCCTAAGAAAAAATAATGGGTGTGAGTTCTTTAACTCTCAAATGACAGAATTACTGTAGTCTTTGGGAATTGTTCATCAGAGTTCATATGTCTATACTCCACAGCAAAATGGAGTAGCTGAGAGGAGACACAGACACATACTCAATGTGGCTAGGGCACTGAGATTTCAAGCAAGTGTTCCACTGAGATTCTGGGGGAAATGTGTATTAACTACAGTCTACATTATGAACAGGCTACCAACACAGGTGTTGCAGGGTAAAACTCCATTTGAACTATTGTTTGGTCATTCACCTTCCTTAGACCATATGAGAACTTTTGATTGTCTAGGATATATAACAAACGAAAAAAGAGGTGATAAATTCTCACCTAGAGCCTCACTTGCAGTTTTCCTTGGCTACTCTATGAACCAAA encodes the following:
- the LOC138871918 gene encoding uncharacterized mitochondrial protein AtMg00810-like, translating into MKSENDPTLYVKKEGKNDFIVVCLYVDDIIYTSSSIFLVDEFKSQMMNDFEMLDMGLLHYFLGLEIHQVEDGIFISQKKYGRDLLNKFGMLNCKPAATPMNINEKLHHEDGEEFTDARLFRSLVGGLIYLTHTRPDIAFSVGVISRFMQQPSKIHYGAAKRVLRYIAGTLDFDSDWASSLDDRRSVSANIFTLGSGVVTWSSKKQATRALSTSEAEYIAATSAACQAV